One stretch of Elusimicrobiota bacterium DNA includes these proteins:
- a CDS encoding TonB-dependent receptor codes for MGETAFTTAWGATTSFRRAPNHENFGNLDLTALRAEHAVAGLNGKLPDGWSLNVEVYRKRLWNLPVEDPVLNFVNGARGWPGVELLVKKDRTARWAGWFAVSQSHSTRKNERTGQEVNFSQDQPWVLNLVATRRVDQFYSVGLRAQYHSGAPDTPITGTYVDGTGRVRPVRAPRFRPAAGLPSNRPPVQPDFKMKAGWAISTSI; via the coding sequence TTGGGCGAGACCGCTTTCACCACCGCCTGGGGCGCTACCACCAGTTTCCGGAGGGCACCAAACCACGAAAATTTCGGCAACCTGGACCTGACCGCCCTGCGGGCCGAGCACGCGGTGGCGGGGCTAAACGGGAAATTGCCCGACGGATGGTCCCTGAATGTGGAAGTGTATCGGAAACGCCTGTGGAATCTGCCGGTGGAGGACCCGGTGCTGAATTTCGTGAACGGCGCCCGGGGCTGGCCCGGGGTGGAGTTGTTGGTGAAGAAGGACCGCACGGCCCGGTGGGCCGGGTGGTTCGCGGTTTCCCAATCCCATTCCACGCGGAAAAACGAACGGACCGGGCAGGAAGTCAATTTCAGCCAGGACCAACCCTGGGTTCTAAACCTCGTGGCCACCCGCCGGGTCGACCAATTTTATTCCGTTGGATTGCGCGCCCAGTATCACAGCGGCGCGCCGGACACGCCCATCACCGGGACGTATGTCGACGGCACGGGTCGGGTTCGGCCGGTACGGGCCCCCCGGTTCCGTCCGGCTGCCGGACTACCATCGAATCGACCTCCGGTTCAGCCGGACTTTAAAATGAAAGCGGGTTGGGCAATTTCTACCTCGATTTGA
- a CDS encoding amidohydrolase family protein, translated as MNVPIVFHVGTPFGCLCRLEHASPLLLDEVAVTFPKLRLLITHLGTLWHNESFWVVEKNRMSTSTRPPPTEIKTILTPDIITRIGPDKIIFGTDSPMPYAGKVPRMKEFVDVVKSIEVGADVLADIFHNNFLRLLEGDAAAGQTINAKDMLARLAGPGRPG; from the coding sequence TTGAACGTCCCCATCGTCTTTCACGTGGGCACCCCCTTCGGTTGCCTGTGCCGGTTGGAACACGCCTCGCCGCTCCTCCTGGATGAAGTCGCGGTGACCTTCCCGAAGCTCCGCCTCCTGATCACCCATCTCGGCACGTTGTGGCACAACGAGTCTTTTTGGGTGGTCGAGAAGAACCGAATGTCTACATCGACACGGCCGCCACCGACGGAAATCAAAACCATATTGACCCCGGACATCATCACGCGAATCGGGCCGGACAAAATCATCTTCGGCACCGACTCCCCCATGCCCTACGCGGGGAAAGTGCCCCGCATGAAAGAGTTCGTGGACGTCGTGAAATCCATCGAGGTGGGGGCCGACGTTCTGGCCGATATATTCCACAACAACTTCCTTCGACTGCTGGAGGGGGACGCTGCCGCCGGGCAAACGATCAACGCCAAGGACATGCTGGCGCGCCTGGCGGGGCCAGGGCGTCCCGGCTAA